A window of the Nitrospirota bacterium genome harbors these coding sequences:
- a CDS encoding peptidyl-prolyl cis-trans isomerase, producing the protein MNRPSFWLWVGILGGLALTLGSILRPKSFSAVRGSNASGDSVAEVNGRSISKVEFDRMLGSITEKDSNIRLTRERQREILDQWISEELLLQRAVEMGMAQKDPVARRLLVRSMIDSIGSGEETNPPDESELKSFFEKRRQLFARDGRLRVEHIFIRAGNGEDGGAQERAEATAEAWRNGKSWSEVRRVWGDDPLVRLPEGFLTAEKLREYLGPTAARTAMETEAGKIGGPVRAVGGYHLLKVVSKEPLSVPAFEEVRDGVRRAFQEERKAKQVQSYIKNLRAQADIKIHLESE; encoded by the coding sequence GTGAATCGGCCGTCGTTCTGGCTTTGGGTGGGAATCCTGGGAGGATTGGCACTGACGCTGGGGTCGATCCTCCGGCCTAAATCTTTTTCGGCCGTCCGCGGATCGAACGCATCCGGCGATTCAGTAGCTGAAGTGAACGGGCGGTCCATCTCGAAGGTGGAGTTTGATCGAATGCTGGGATCCATCACGGAGAAGGATTCGAACATCCGACTGACGCGGGAACGCCAACGGGAAATCCTTGACCAGTGGATCAGTGAGGAACTTCTTCTTCAGAGGGCGGTGGAGATGGGCATGGCACAGAAAGATCCGGTGGCTCGCCGCCTCCTGGTCCGCTCCATGATCGACAGCATAGGGAGCGGCGAGGAGACGAATCCTCCCGATGAATCGGAACTGAAATCTTTTTTCGAAAAGAGGCGACAACTTTTCGCGCGGGACGGTCGGCTTCGTGTGGAGCACATCTTCATCCGCGCCGGCAACGGTGAAGATGGGGGCGCGCAGGAGCGGGCGGAGGCTACCGCCGAGGCGTGGCGGAATGGAAAGTCGTGGAGCGAAGTTCGACGCGTCTGGGGCGATGATCCCCTTGTGAGACTGCCGGAGGGCTTCCTCACGGCGGAGAAACTGCGAGAATACCTGGGCCCCACGGCGGCGCGGACGGCGATGGAAACGGAAGCAGGGAAGATCGGCGGTCCCGTTCGGGCGGTGGGAGGCTACCATCTGCTCAAGGTGGTCTCGAAGGAGCCTTTGTCCGTGCCCGCCTTCGAAGAAGTCCGAGATGGGGTACGGCGGGCCTTCCAGGAGGAGAGGAAGGCGAAACAGGTGCAGTCCTATATCAAGAATCTCCGCGCGCAGGCCGACATCAAGATCCACTTGGAGAGTGAATGA
- a CDS encoding DUF3604 domain-containing protein — MARGASDKAERRSRVGVWLSALTLVFAAGCNGNSTLRPPSPTGPDGKQVLFGDLHAHTTYSMDAYFLSLDAMSGNGVSPPSEACDFARFCSQLDFWSINDHAEFVSPEAWADTKEAIRACNASTGGYGKDPDMVSFLGWEWTQMSNEPETGYGHKNVILLDTEEDRVPARPIAASSVGPMGSVITRLQGPELDILVRAASSIDPANAQEYESLGKFLRHTLFVQTCPEGVDTRGLPADCREYAATPAVLFEKLTQWGFESLVIPHGTTWGMPHPPLSDWDNQLDVRNDDPERQRLVEIFSGHGNSEEYRSWSAYRWVDGKKVCPEPTANYLPCCRRAGEIIRERTPECTSAPEGNECLQAVRQAQQDHMDSGLRGALAFPDVPVEAWLDCGQCRDCFQPAFKYVPTQSVQAALARTKRAQTGESLRYRWGFIGSTDEHRSSPGSGFREDKRFSELNGATSPDFDALATPLWSSIWPEWERQGSYWFTGALAAVHSEGRSRRAIWNALKRRETYGTSGDRLLLWFDLVGDQGAERFPMGSEVRLSEVPHFEVKAIGAFKQNPGCPAESVRKARPGFVERRCFGECYNPTDERYRITRIEVVRIRPQIREDESLGKLIEDPWKVLECPDNPEGCSATFEDLEFSGAKRLTAYYVRAIQEPTPQINAAGLRCTLNREGECMSIKPCFAGYRGKGDSCADSGEERAWSSPIYVEWGE, encoded by the coding sequence GTGGCGAGAGGGGCATCCGACAAGGCGGAACGACGAAGTCGGGTGGGTGTGTGGCTTTCGGCGCTCACCCTCGTCTTCGCGGCGGGATGCAATGGAAACAGTACCCTTCGACCCCCATCGCCGACCGGACCGGACGGCAAACAAGTTCTTTTCGGCGACCTCCACGCGCATACGACCTATTCCATGGACGCCTACTTCCTTTCTCTCGATGCGATGAGCGGGAACGGTGTGAGTCCGCCGTCGGAGGCTTGCGATTTCGCCCGCTTCTGCTCGCAGCTCGATTTCTGGAGCATCAATGATCACGCTGAGTTCGTCTCGCCGGAGGCATGGGCGGACACCAAGGAAGCTATCCGAGCCTGCAATGCGTCGACCGGCGGGTACGGGAAAGACCCGGACATGGTGAGTTTTCTGGGGTGGGAATGGACCCAGATGTCCAATGAGCCTGAAACGGGCTACGGGCACAAGAACGTCATCCTGCTGGACACGGAGGAAGACAGGGTGCCGGCGCGCCCGATCGCCGCGTCGAGTGTGGGGCCGATGGGCAGCGTGATCACGAGGTTGCAAGGTCCCGAGCTGGATATCCTCGTGCGCGCGGCCTCGTCGATCGATCCCGCAAACGCACAGGAATACGAGTCGCTTGGGAAATTCCTCCGTCACACGCTGTTCGTGCAGACTTGCCCGGAAGGAGTGGACACGCGCGGATTGCCGGCCGACTGCCGCGAGTACGCGGCGACGCCGGCGGTGCTTTTCGAGAAACTCACCCAATGGGGTTTCGAAAGCCTGGTGATCCCCCACGGAACCACCTGGGGAATGCCGCATCCTCCTCTCTCCGATTGGGATAACCAGCTCGACGTTCGGAACGACGACCCCGAACGCCAAAGGCTCGTCGAAATCTTCTCCGGGCACGGCAATTCGGAAGAATACCGGTCTTGGTCGGCCTATCGATGGGTCGATGGAAAGAAAGTCTGCCCGGAGCCGACGGCGAACTACCTGCCCTGCTGCCGGCGGGCGGGTGAGATCATTCGGGAACGAACTCCCGAGTGCACATCCGCACCCGAGGGAAACGAGTGCCTGCAAGCCGTGCGCCAGGCGCAACAGGACCATATGGACAGCGGCCTCCGCGGAGCATTGGCCTTTCCGGACGTTCCCGTTGAGGCGTGGCTGGATTGCGGCCAGTGCCGTGACTGCTTCCAGCCTGCATTCAAGTACGTGCCTACTCAAAGCGTTCAGGCCGCCCTCGCGCGGACGAAGCGGGCTCAGACCGGCGAATCCCTTCGTTATCGCTGGGGCTTCATCGGTTCGACAGACGAGCATCGCAGCTCGCCCGGGTCCGGTTTTAGAGAAGACAAAAGGTTTTCCGAACTGAACGGCGCCACGAGTCCGGATTTTGATGCCCTCGCAACGCCGCTATGGAGTTCCATCTGGCCGGAGTGGGAGCGCCAGGGCAGCTATTGGTTCACCGGAGCACTGGCTGCCGTGCATTCGGAGGGAAGGAGCCGCCGGGCGATCTGGAATGCGTTGAAAAGGCGGGAGACATATGGGACCTCCGGCGACCGACTCCTGCTTTGGTTCGACTTGGTGGGCGACCAAGGGGCTGAACGGTTTCCCATGGGTTCCGAGGTCCGGCTGAGCGAGGTCCCACACTTCGAGGTGAAGGCGATTGGCGCCTTCAAACAGAACCCGGGCTGCCCTGCGGAATCCGTCAGGAAGGCGCGGCCGGGATTCGTGGAACGCCGGTGTTTCGGCGAATGCTACAACCCGACGGACGAGCGTTATCGAATCACCCGTATCGAAGTGGTGCGAATCCGGCCCCAGATCCGGGAGGATGAATCTTTAGGAAAACTGATCGAGGATCCCTGGAAGGTATTGGAGTGCCCTGACAACCCTGAAGGGTGCTCCGCCACGTTCGAGGACTTGGAGTTCTCTGGGGCGAAACGCCTCACGGCCTACTACGTTCGCGCCATTCAGGAACCGACGCCTCAAATCAACGCCGCGGGCTTGAGGTGCACACTGAATCGCGAGGGCGAATGTATGTCCATCAAGCCGTGTTTCGCCGGGTACCGAGGTAAGGGAGATTCCTGCGCCGATTCAGGTGAAGAGCGCGCGTGGTCCTCCCCGATCTACGTGGAGTGGGGGGAATGA